From the Candidatus Sysuiplasma jiujiangense genome, one window contains:
- the moaA gene encoding GTP 3',8-cyclase MoaA has translation MTVLVDGLGRRISYLRVSIADSCNLKCVYCMPASGMHFTRRTELMSPEEIGIIVRAASSLGTRTVRITGGEPLTRPDVAEIASNISAAPGVEDIPISTNGIFLLDRADDLASSGVTRANVSLDSLNPEKFREVTRGGDVKRVLAGIKRAAAAGMNPVKINTVLMKGVNDGELIELARFALENSFPIRFIEMMPLSSNVEFQPELFFPAFRAKALLEKKFSLYSGEKSGGQGPAVYYGVDGFQSPIGFITPLSGNFCERCNRVRITSKGKLRMCLFGDDMFDLLSVIRNGGGTGEVAAVIKQCIRAKPEKHHLGVGKTSSVTLEAMSQVGG, from the coding sequence GTGACGGTTCTGGTAGACGGGCTGGGAAGACGTATCAGCTATCTCAGAGTTTCAATTGCCGACAGCTGCAATCTGAAATGTGTCTATTGCATGCCTGCATCGGGAATGCACTTTACCAGAAGAACGGAGCTTATGAGCCCGGAAGAGATAGGCATCATAGTGAGGGCAGCGTCCTCTCTTGGTACAAGGACAGTAAGGATTACCGGAGGGGAGCCTCTTACAAGACCCGACGTTGCGGAAATAGCGTCAAACATCTCTGCAGCACCTGGGGTCGAAGATATACCTATATCCACCAACGGCATCTTCCTGCTGGACAGGGCGGATGATCTCGCATCTTCCGGGGTGACAAGGGCCAACGTGAGCCTGGATTCTCTGAATCCTGAGAAATTCAGGGAGGTTACGCGTGGCGGAGACGTAAAACGGGTTCTTGCGGGAATCAAAAGAGCGGCAGCCGCCGGTATGAATCCGGTTAAAATAAACACTGTGCTCATGAAAGGAGTGAACGACGGCGAGCTCATCGAGCTTGCGCGGTTTGCGCTCGAGAACTCTTTTCCAATACGTTTCATTGAGATGATGCCTCTTTCGAGCAATGTTGAATTTCAGCCTGAGCTGTTCTTTCCTGCATTCAGGGCAAAGGCGCTTCTGGAAAAGAAATTCAGTCTGTATTCGGGTGAAAAATCAGGTGGACAGGGCCCTGCGGTGTATTACGGCGTCGATGGATTCCAAAGCCCTATCGGTTTCATAACGCCGCTCAGCGGCAATTTCTGTGAAAGATGCAACAGGGTGAGGATTACATCGAAGGGGAAATTGCGCATGTGTTTATTCGGAGACGATATGTTCGATCTTCTCTCCGTGATACGAAATGGCGGTGGAACTGGAGAAGTTGCGGCTGTGATAAAGCAGTGTATTCGGGCGAAACCTGAAAAACACCATCTGGGAGTAGGAAAGACAAGCAGCGTAACGCTCGAAGCAATGTCGCAGGTTGGCGGCTGA
- a CDS encoding zinc ribbon domain-containing protein: MTGPDDICPVCDSKISPGAQNCDVCGADLMLLRNNGAAVYVCPECGNELLEQSTKCPKCGVEFTREEAPSSSEEVIFQCPVCNAEVPSNANKCPSCGVEFLSEEDAGAAGEVPVSVNSVPAIEPVTAPDLSEFKLEKEPMKAEDVIGEVEQAFGHKENIQAAESAEVSQQAISKATPTQQAQVHTPSMENRVTQSNQTSDLTGDKGSRRKGLFTFIKRGRKQDETGIVSDAPGSSTAQHSPGSAKEEQYLPPPAVRTATEFDNSAMRSMVQNIRSVLKFAGDVNADITDGKQYLDRSLDYLQKGQHQDAEKFIKLAKTSLEESVQGYFSEKMEIMRKQLEIENFGQERKKFLESKVRDVSSLSKAGKYDEAQSIVVQFQSELSTKASQYGEAQEMCDDLELLLNCADDIGLDYDGSRMIFSEAKKQLATGDWSSALILAKQSRESLMRTIPSKLSNEMSRAKNDIIDAKISGFQVGEMIALLKQASAAYNEGKYDEALRYIAHLRKQFDGIRSKNKEGPMQ, translated from the coding sequence ATGACAGGTCCGGATGATATTTGTCCCGTCTGTGATTCAAAGATAAGCCCTGGAGCGCAGAACTGCGATGTATGCGGTGCAGATCTCATGCTGCTCAGAAACAATGGAGCAGCAGTGTACGTGTGCCCGGAATGCGGAAACGAGCTGCTTGAGCAGTCAACAAAATGTCCCAAATGCGGCGTCGAGTTTACCAGGGAGGAGGCACCTTCATCATCAGAAGAAGTGATATTTCAGTGCCCTGTATGCAATGCTGAAGTTCCCTCTAATGCAAATAAATGCCCTTCCTGTGGTGTAGAATTTCTGAGTGAGGAGGATGCCGGCGCGGCCGGCGAAGTGCCCGTAAGCGTGAACTCTGTGCCGGCAATTGAACCTGTCACTGCGCCGGATCTTTCAGAATTCAAGCTGGAAAAGGAACCGATGAAAGCTGAAGATGTAATTGGAGAAGTAGAGCAGGCCTTTGGGCATAAAGAAAATATTCAGGCAGCCGAAAGCGCTGAAGTCAGTCAGCAGGCAATTTCTAAAGCCACGCCCACTCAGCAGGCTCAGGTTCATACGCCGTCAATGGAAAACAGGGTCACTCAGTCAAATCAGACAAGTGATTTGACAGGCGACAAGGGAAGCAGACGGAAGGGGCTGTTTACATTCATCAAACGGGGCAGGAAACAGGACGAAACCGGTATCGTTTCCGATGCGCCTGGATCTTCAACCGCCCAGCATTCGCCAGGCTCTGCCAAAGAGGAGCAATACCTCCCCCCTCCGGCTGTCCGGACCGCAACAGAATTTGACAATTCGGCTATGAGATCGATGGTTCAGAATATAAGATCCGTTCTGAAATTCGCCGGAGATGTCAATGCGGATATAACAGACGGCAAACAGTATCTTGACAGGTCGCTTGACTATCTTCAGAAGGGTCAGCATCAGGACGCTGAAAAATTCATCAAACTCGCCAAAACGTCCCTGGAGGAATCCGTGCAGGGTTATTTCAGCGAAAAGATGGAAATAATGAGGAAGCAGCTTGAAATCGAAAATTTCGGCCAGGAAAGAAAGAAATTCCTGGAATCAAAAGTCAGGGACGTATCCTCTCTATCGAAAGCCGGTAAATATGATGAAGCACAGTCGATTGTCGTCCAGTTCCAGTCTGAACTTTCAACCAAAGCATCCCAGTATGGCGAGGCACAGGAAATGTGCGACGATCTCGAGCTGCTTCTAAACTGTGCGGACGACATCGGTCTGGACTACGACGGCTCAAGGATGATATTCAGTGAAGCGAAAAAACAGCTTGCAACAGGGGATTGGAGTTCCGCGCTCATTCTTGCAAAGCAGTCCAGGGAGTCTCTTATGCGTACAATTCCATCGAAACTCTCCAATGAGATGAGCAGGGCCAAGAATGATATTATTGACGCAAAGATAAGCGGTTTTCAGGTCGGGGAGATGATTGCTCTGCTTAAACAGGCAAGCGCAGCGTACAACGAGGGAAAATACGATGAAGCGCTGCGTTACATAGCTCACCTAAGGAAACAGTTTGACGGTATCAGGTCGAAAAATAAAGAGGGCCCGATGCAATAA
- a CDS encoding zinc-ribbon domain-containing protein, producing the protein MPFCPACGKPVGDSDTFCNSCGKALNKSDRQGLTSAAINVSTSAPPAVISQTASSQGAAAQVKYCQVCGHLNPAGVMYCQQCGSNQFGPNPPARIQRPTGVTIIGIVQIIFAIVDFFITLFVATFISLFAPGIVILLLAISLLPLFFAIAFLTGRNWGRILMMIGAVLELFVIPVGTIIGIVLLYYLTRPRVVAYFKQPR; encoded by the coding sequence ATGCCGTTTTGTCCTGCGTGCGGAAAACCTGTTGGTGACAGCGATACATTCTGTAACTCATGTGGAAAAGCTCTGAACAAGAGCGACAGGCAGGGGCTGACATCCGCAGCAATTAACGTCTCGACTTCTGCTCCTCCTGCTGTCATATCCCAGACAGCTTCGTCCCAGGGAGCAGCCGCACAAGTTAAATACTGCCAGGTTTGCGGGCATCTGAATCCTGCGGGTGTTATGTACTGCCAGCAATGCGGCTCAAACCAATTCGGACCGAATCCACCTGCACGGATTCAGAGACCGACTGGAGTAACGATAATTGGCATAGTCCAGATAATCTTTGCAATTGTCGATTTTTTTATAACTCTGTTTGTAGCTACCTTCATTTCGCTGTTTGCTCCGGGAATCGTCATTCTGTTGTTAGCCATCTCATTGCTTCCACTGTTCTTTGCCATCGCTTTCCTAACCGGAAGGAATTGGGGAAGGATTTTAATGATGATAGGCGCCGTGCTGGAACTGTTCGTCATACCTGTTGGAACAATAATAGGCATTGTTTTGCTCTACTACCTGACAAGACCTAGGGTAGTTGCCTATTTTAAACAGCCAAGATAG
- a CDS encoding OsmC family protein, with the protein MKEGTDTTESIVNNVNLKLIERTKDRSNLGGGHFPVEKTLQGEFRFDGSPMFTGELKSESASFIVGVDEPSVLGGRGVYTTPLSYLLFGVVSCFANTLAIQCAIENIKLKRLRLTGKLTYDIGPVLTAYDFPLINKLEIEVEADTDIRAIVEASRPKCPALYAITHSIESTVKTTVAN; encoded by the coding sequence ATGAAAGAAGGAACGGATACAACAGAAAGCATTGTTAATAATGTCAATCTCAAACTCATAGAACGCACTAAAGATAGATCGAACCTGGGCGGGGGCCATTTTCCGGTCGAGAAGACATTACAGGGTGAATTCAGGTTCGATGGCAGTCCAATGTTTACGGGCGAACTAAAATCCGAGTCGGCCTCGTTCATTGTCGGCGTTGATGAACCATCGGTGCTGGGCGGGAGAGGAGTTTATACAACCCCGCTGAGCTATCTCCTCTTCGGCGTCGTTTCCTGTTTTGCCAATACCCTCGCGATCCAGTGTGCCATTGAAAATATAAAACTCAAGAGACTCCGTCTTACAGGAAAACTCACTTACGACATCGGTCCGGTCCTGACAGCGTACGACTTTCCGCTGATCAATAAGCTGGAGATAGAAGTAGAAGCGGATACCGACATAAGAGCAATAGTTGAAGCATCCAGACCTAAATGCCCTGCGCTCTATGCCATTACGCATTCCATTGAGAGTACCGTAAAAACAACAGTTGCGAATTAG
- a CDS encoding cupin domain-containing protein produces the protein MNLKRQHWDSVKKEHVSDLIERQMVYGEKAMVAKLLLKKGCVVPAHHHENEQITWIMKGALEFEIDGEKFILKEGETLVIPPNSVHKAVAVEDTIDVDIFSPPRQDWISGTDSYLRSGSKVGIK, from the coding sequence ATGAACCTCAAGAGACAGCACTGGGATTCCGTTAAGAAGGAGCACGTGAGCGATCTTATCGAGCGCCAGATGGTTTATGGCGAGAAGGCGATGGTTGCCAAACTTTTGCTCAAAAAAGGATGCGTAGTCCCGGCACATCATCATGAGAATGAACAGATAACATGGATAATGAAAGGAGCTCTCGAATTCGAAATAGATGGAGAAAAATTCATATTAAAAGAAGGGGAAACACTTGTTATCCCGCCAAATAGCGTACACAAGGCGGTAGCTGTTGAGGATACAATAGACGTCGACATATTCAGCCCCCCGAGGCAGGATTGGATTTCAGGTACGGACAGTTATCTGAGATCCGGTTCAAAGGTTGGTATAAAATAG